The following are encoded in a window of Mycobacterium sp. ELW1 genomic DNA:
- a CDS encoding thiolase family protein — MTNRGPFDGKAVITGAGKSQVGRRLGRTGLELTIEAVLRAIADAGLDVDDVDGIASYPGAVAANPGFSGANVTEVRTALGLRSRWYMSGLETAGQIGPVIEACMAVTLGLANHVVVFRSVWESTAAQRAGGGHASVLLGGGGKLPPQMEWTAPFGALSAANWLAMPAQRYMHEFGLTREQLGAIALNARRNAGRNPDAVYRDPLTMADYLSARMISEPLCLYDCDVPCDGATAVIVSRRDACGGLPRHPLTVESVGPGMFERPTWEQRFDLTTMAAHDSAATLWEHTELRPSDVNMAQLYDGFSFLTVMWLEALGFCEHGRVGEFIEGGDRIALDGPLPLNTSGGQLSGGRLHGMGFLHEACVQLWGEGGERQAPRTPEVVAVGVGGGPVAGSMLVSSR, encoded by the coding sequence GTGACGAACCGCGGCCCCTTCGACGGTAAGGCCGTCATCACCGGAGCAGGCAAGTCGCAGGTCGGGCGCCGACTGGGCCGCACCGGGCTGGAACTGACGATCGAAGCGGTGCTGCGCGCGATCGCCGACGCCGGGCTCGATGTCGACGACGTCGACGGCATCGCCAGCTACCCGGGTGCGGTCGCCGCCAACCCGGGCTTCTCCGGTGCCAATGTCACCGAGGTGCGTACCGCTCTGGGCCTGCGAAGCAGGTGGTACATGTCCGGGTTGGAGACCGCGGGACAGATCGGCCCGGTGATCGAAGCCTGTATGGCCGTCACCCTCGGCCTGGCCAACCACGTGGTGGTATTCCGGTCGGTGTGGGAGTCCACCGCCGCCCAGCGGGCCGGCGGCGGCCACGCATCGGTGCTGCTCGGCGGAGGCGGCAAGCTGCCCCCGCAGATGGAGTGGACCGCGCCGTTCGGGGCGCTGTCGGCGGCCAACTGGCTGGCGATGCCGGCGCAGCGGTACATGCACGAGTTCGGGCTCACCCGTGAACAACTCGGCGCGATCGCGCTCAACGCCCGGCGCAACGCGGGCCGTAACCCCGACGCCGTCTACCGCGACCCATTGACGATGGCGGACTATCTGTCCGCGCGGATGATCTCAGAACCCTTGTGCCTCTACGACTGCGATGTGCCCTGCGACGGGGCGACCGCGGTCATCGTCTCCCGCCGGGACGCCTGCGGCGGCTTGCCCCGCCATCCGTTGACGGTCGAGTCGGTCGGACCGGGAATGTTCGAAAGGCCAACGTGGGAGCAGCGTTTCGACCTCACCACGATGGCGGCCCACGATTCGGCCGCCACTTTGTGGGAGCACACAGAACTGCGGCCGAGTGACGTCAACATGGCCCAGTTGTACGACGGCTTCAGCTTTCTCACCGTGATGTGGTTGGAAGCGTTGGGATTCTGCGAGCATGGCCGGGTCGGTGAGTTCATCGAGGGCGGTGACCGAATCGCCCTGGACGGACCGCTGCCACTGAACACCAGCGGTGGGCAGCTGTCGGGTGGACGGCTACACGGGATGGGCTTCCTGCACGAGGCCTGTGTGCAGCTCTGGGGCGAGGGTGGCGAACGTCAGGCTCCGCGCACACCCGAGGTCGTTGCGGTCGGCGTCGGCGGAGGTCCCGTCGCGGGTTCGATGTTGGTGAGCAGCCGATGA
- a CDS encoding sulfurtransferase has product MTGRADVLITAEALVNRLAAGEPVAVLDVRWTLSEPDGREHYLQGHVPGAVYVSLDDDLSDHTVSGRGRHPLPSGPAVQAAARRWGIRAGQTVVVYDDWNRAGSARAWWVLTAAGLPDVRILDGGWAAWKAAGGRVDTGAVEPSPGDVMVAHEDLYAGALPTLTADEVGSRPLLDARAPERFRGDVEPVDAVAGHIPGARNLPSTGLLTEDESFISGTALEGLLAARDIGADAPVGVYCGSGITAAVAVAALTAAGRDAALFPGSWSQWSSDPDRPVARGEQ; this is encoded by the coding sequence ATGACTGGGCGCGCTGACGTGCTGATCACCGCTGAAGCGCTGGTCAATCGATTGGCAGCCGGTGAACCGGTGGCCGTGCTCGACGTGCGCTGGACCTTGAGCGAGCCGGACGGCCGAGAGCACTACCTGCAGGGCCATGTTCCCGGGGCGGTGTATGTATCGCTCGACGACGACCTGAGCGACCACACGGTGTCGGGCCGCGGACGGCATCCGCTGCCGTCCGGACCCGCGGTGCAGGCCGCCGCGCGTCGCTGGGGGATCCGCGCGGGGCAGACCGTGGTGGTCTACGACGACTGGAACCGGGCCGGCTCGGCACGTGCCTGGTGGGTGCTGACCGCCGCGGGGCTCCCGGACGTGCGCATTCTCGACGGCGGCTGGGCGGCGTGGAAGGCGGCAGGTGGGCGGGTTGATACCGGTGCGGTCGAACCGTCCCCGGGCGACGTCATGGTGGCCCATGAGGACCTCTACGCCGGGGCGCTGCCCACCCTGACCGCCGATGAGGTCGGCAGCCGGCCGTTGCTGGACGCCCGCGCGCCCGAACGTTTCCGCGGTGACGTGGAGCCGGTGGATGCGGTGGCCGGGCACATCCCGGGCGCGCGCAACCTGCCGAGCACGGGACTGCTCACCGAGGACGAGAGCTTCATCAGCGGTACCGCACTGGAGGGCCTGCTGGCCGCACGCGACATCGGTGCCGACGCACCGGTCGGCGTCTACTGCGGATCGGGCATCACCGCGGCGGTCGCCGTCGCCGCGTTGACCGCCGCGGGCCGTGACGCCGCGCTGTTCCCGGGATCGTGGTCGCAGTGGAGTTCGGATCCGGACCGCCCGGTCGCCCGAGGCGAGCAGTGA
- a CDS encoding P1 family peptidase codes for MTSPAAFTADGRPRARGLGIPLAGEPGPLNAITDVAGVEVGVTTLVAGDGALIVGSGPVRTGVTAILPRGRAGLGRPCAAGWFSLNGNGEMTGTTWIEESGAFNLPVLLSNTHAVGACHAGVISWVNQTDPVLARQWLLPVCAETWDGYLNDINGGHVRPEHAEAALDRATGGPVPEGSVGGGTGMNCYEFKGGNGTASRLVRYGSHTFTVGAFVQANFGARQELTVAGRLVGPHLDTENPLDGDWFERDLNRPPPGAGSVIVVIATDAPLLPGQCKALARRVPLGLARTGTTGSHFSGDIFLAFSTADAPDLASRFPIGPVGDDEFGHLRFLPWGRMDDFYAAVVHSVEEAVLNALVVNADMVGRDGHRSPALPHDRLRALL; via the coding sequence ATGACGTCTCCAGCGGCATTCACAGCCGACGGCCGGCCGCGCGCTCGTGGACTCGGGATCCCGCTTGCCGGCGAGCCAGGACCACTCAACGCCATCACCGATGTAGCCGGCGTCGAGGTCGGCGTGACCACCCTGGTGGCCGGCGACGGAGCACTGATCGTGGGCAGCGGACCGGTGCGCACTGGCGTCACCGCGATCCTGCCTCGCGGCCGGGCCGGACTCGGTCGGCCGTGCGCCGCGGGCTGGTTCTCACTCAACGGCAACGGTGAGATGACCGGCACCACCTGGATCGAGGAGTCTGGTGCCTTCAATCTTCCTGTGCTGCTGTCGAATACACATGCGGTCGGCGCCTGCCACGCGGGCGTGATCTCCTGGGTGAACCAGACCGATCCGGTGCTGGCCCGTCAGTGGCTGCTGCCGGTGTGCGCCGAGACGTGGGACGGCTATCTCAACGACATCAACGGCGGGCATGTGCGTCCCGAACACGCCGAAGCGGCACTGGACCGGGCCACCGGCGGTCCGGTGCCGGAGGGGTCGGTCGGCGGCGGCACCGGGATGAATTGCTATGAGTTCAAGGGCGGCAACGGAACTGCGTCCCGGCTGGTGCGGTACGGCAGCCACACCTTCACCGTGGGTGCCTTCGTCCAAGCGAATTTCGGTGCGCGCCAAGAACTCACCGTGGCCGGGCGTCTCGTCGGCCCGCACCTGGACACCGAGAATCCGCTCGACGGTGACTGGTTCGAGCGCGACCTCAACCGGCCGCCGCCCGGAGCCGGTTCGGTGATCGTCGTGATCGCCACCGACGCACCGCTGCTACCCGGGCAGTGCAAGGCCCTGGCCCGGCGGGTGCCGCTCGGGCTGGCCCGCACCGGCACCACCGGCAGCCATTTCTCCGGAGACATCTTCCTGGCCTTCTCGACCGCCGATGCACCGGATCTGGCCAGCCGGTTCCCCATCGGTCCGGTCGGCGACGACGAATTCGGCCACCTGCGATTCCTGCCGTGGGGCCGGATGGACGACTTCTACGCCGCCGTCGTACACAGCGTGGAGGAGGCCGTCCTCAACGCATTGGTGGTCAACGCCGACATGGTGGGTCGCGACGGGCACCGCTCCCCCGCGTTACCGCACGACCGACTGCGCGCGCTGCTGTGA
- a CDS encoding acyl-CoA thioesterase domain-containing protein, producing MATRPAHFISDPDGNFHPTENARSRWGDDMLNGPAVVSLAAFNLEQRFGMPEFLPARLTVDLFKAARRVPTTVRVRLIRDGRRIRNSECDVLQGEAIVARATLVQYRLSEPPPGDEWVAHAEFTPPPGGERHGYFIGSDDVGWLADGGAHQNTSRKRVYHCPIDVVAGHDITPFVRTVVVAEATSLVSNLGTKGIGYINGDLTVALSRLPQSEHIGVQGDSHWTSQGISVGSGTLFDDAGPFATGLVTAIANPAAQIDFSKPDTIPTLNV from the coding sequence ATGGCCACCCGACCGGCGCATTTCATTTCCGATCCCGACGGCAACTTCCATCCGACGGAGAACGCCCGAAGCCGCTGGGGCGACGACATGCTCAACGGGCCTGCCGTGGTGAGTCTGGCCGCGTTCAACCTCGAGCAGCGGTTCGGCATGCCCGAGTTCCTGCCGGCCCGGCTCACGGTCGACTTGTTCAAGGCGGCCCGCCGGGTGCCGACGACGGTCCGCGTCCGGCTGATTCGGGACGGTAGGCGGATCCGAAACTCGGAGTGCGATGTCCTCCAGGGCGAGGCGATCGTCGCGCGGGCGACGCTGGTGCAGTACCGGTTGTCCGAACCGCCGCCCGGCGACGAGTGGGTGGCCCATGCCGAGTTCACCCCACCGCCCGGCGGCGAGCGGCACGGCTATTTCATCGGCAGCGACGATGTCGGCTGGCTCGCCGACGGCGGCGCGCATCAGAACACCTCACGCAAGCGCGTCTACCACTGCCCGATCGATGTGGTGGCCGGCCACGACATCACGCCGTTCGTCCGCACCGTCGTCGTCGCCGAGGCCACCAGCCTGGTCAGCAACCTCGGCACCAAGGGCATCGGCTACATCAACGGTGATCTGACCGTCGCACTGTCCCGACTGCCTCAGTCGGAACACATTGGTGTGCAAGGAGATTCGCACTGGACGTCGCAGGGCATCTCGGTGGGCTCCGGAACGCTGTTCGACGACGCCGGTCCCTTTGCGACCGGCCTGGTCACTGCGATCGCGAACCCGGCGGCTCAGATCGATTTCAGCAAGCCCGACACGATCCCGACGCTGAACGTCTGA
- a CDS encoding MFS transporter, with the protein MSDLHAAHAGTGYHRPGLLVATLSVVALTVAVLQTGVVPVLGVMARQLHASPVDVSWAVTANLLAAAATTPLIGRLADLYSKKGVLLAVLAVVLAGSLLAALTSSLPLLITARVLQGASYALYPIGVSILREELPTDRLMRAMAVLSGSLGFGGGMGLVVTGLLMRGDAGYHRVFWLTTAFTVLVIVAVLVVLPTRPRSSAGTVDWGGAAGLALGLSAVLLAITQGHGWGWVSARTIGCLAAGLAVLSVWWWWERRSPHPLVSTAMLSRRPILLTNLATILVGMGLYFAFLGLTDFVQAPAGSSYGFGATVLGASVVFLLPGALAGFLTAVASGRYIDRFGARAVLMVGAAAGVLGFVLLAVLHHQPWQVIMAGVLANAYISLAYGALPALVVREVDAGETGVATSMNAIARTVGSSIAAAIVAVLLGRSEHGHIPESSFTVIFALGAITAAAAMLLIAITRPKLRDASSEDVTESRAMNHEWG; encoded by the coding sequence GTGTCCGACCTCCACGCCGCCCACGCCGGCACCGGGTATCACCGCCCGGGGCTGCTCGTGGCCACGCTGAGCGTCGTCGCTCTGACCGTGGCGGTGCTGCAGACCGGTGTTGTGCCGGTCCTCGGCGTGATGGCCCGGCAGCTGCATGCGTCCCCGGTCGACGTCAGCTGGGCGGTGACCGCCAACCTTCTCGCGGCGGCGGCGACCACTCCCCTCATCGGCCGACTGGCCGATCTGTACAGCAAGAAAGGCGTGCTGCTGGCGGTCCTGGCGGTCGTGCTCGCCGGGTCGCTGCTCGCCGCGCTGACGTCCTCGCTGCCGCTGCTGATCACCGCACGGGTGCTGCAGGGTGCGTCGTACGCGCTGTACCCGATCGGGGTGTCCATCCTGCGCGAGGAGTTGCCCACCGACCGCCTCATGCGGGCGATGGCCGTGCTGTCGGGCTCCCTCGGATTCGGCGGCGGCATGGGTCTGGTCGTCACCGGGCTGTTGATGCGCGGTGACGCGGGCTATCACCGGGTGTTCTGGTTGACGACGGCGTTCACGGTGCTGGTGATCGTCGCGGTGCTCGTGGTCCTGCCAACCCGCCCGCGCAGTTCGGCGGGGACAGTCGACTGGGGCGGCGCGGCCGGGCTGGCGTTGGGTCTGTCCGCGGTGCTGCTGGCGATCACCCAGGGCCACGGCTGGGGCTGGGTGTCCGCACGCACGATCGGCTGCCTGGCCGCCGGGCTGGCGGTGTTGAGCGTCTGGTGGTGGTGGGAACGGCGCAGCCCGCACCCGTTGGTGTCGACGGCGATGCTGTCGCGCCGCCCGATCCTGTTGACCAACCTCGCGACGATCCTGGTCGGAATGGGCCTGTATTTCGCGTTCCTCGGGCTCACCGATTTCGTCCAGGCGCCCGCCGGTAGCAGCTACGGCTTCGGTGCGACGGTGCTCGGGGCCAGCGTCGTGTTCCTGCTGCCCGGCGCGCTCGCCGGCTTCCTGACCGCGGTGGCGAGCGGCCGCTACATCGACCGCTTCGGCGCCCGCGCAGTGTTGATGGTCGGCGCCGCGGCAGGCGTCCTCGGGTTCGTACTGCTGGCAGTCCTGCACCACCAGCCGTGGCAGGTGATCATGGCCGGTGTGCTGGCCAACGCCTACATCAGCCTGGCCTATGGCGCGTTGCCCGCCTTGGTCGTGCGCGAGGTCGACGCAGGCGAAACCGGGGTCGCGACAAGCATGAACGCCATCGCGCGCACCGTCGGCAGTTCGATCGCCGCCGCTATCGTCGCGGTACTGCTGGGCCGATCGGAACACGGCCACATCCCGGAGAGCAGCTTCACCGTGATCTTCGCCCTCGGCGCGATCACCGCCGCCGCTGCGATGCTGCTGATCGCGATCACCCGACCGAAGCTGCGGGACGCCTCATCCGAGGACGTCACCGAGTCGCGCGCGATGAACCACGAATGGGGCTGA
- a CDS encoding EamA family transporter, translating into MTAHPARVGAALAVGAMVCVQLGLAVAIGLIGRIGAEGAAWLRVAWAGVLLLVLVRPRPSAFTRATFGICVLLGLVTALTTMLFMAALARIPMGTASALEFLGPLAVAVVSGRGRGRWVWPALAAVGVAALTQPAQGAIDAVGVGFALGAAVCWAAYILLTQRVGDRVSGLQSLGVSMPVAAVTVTAAVGWAVLPRMTPDMILIGLGLALLLPIAPFVLELLALRRLNTAAFGTLMSLEPALALLIGFVVVHQVPNSWAILGVGFVVAAGIGAARAGTRDASVPVQPG; encoded by the coding sequence ATGACCGCACATCCGGCCCGGGTGGGCGCTGCCCTGGCAGTGGGAGCCATGGTGTGCGTCCAGCTCGGGCTTGCGGTGGCGATCGGACTGATAGGCCGGATCGGGGCTGAAGGCGCCGCGTGGCTGCGGGTGGCCTGGGCCGGGGTGCTGTTGTTGGTGCTTGTGCGCCCGCGGCCCTCGGCGTTCACCAGGGCCACGTTCGGGATCTGCGTGCTGCTGGGGCTGGTGACCGCGCTGACCACCATGTTGTTCATGGCCGCGCTGGCGCGAATCCCGATGGGGACGGCCAGCGCTCTGGAGTTTCTCGGACCGCTGGCCGTCGCGGTCGTCAGCGGCCGAGGGCGAGGCCGCTGGGTGTGGCCGGCACTGGCCGCAGTCGGTGTCGCGGCGCTGACGCAACCCGCGCAGGGTGCGATCGACGCGGTCGGGGTGGGGTTCGCGCTGGGTGCCGCCGTCTGCTGGGCGGCCTACATCCTGCTGACCCAGCGCGTCGGCGACCGGGTGAGCGGGCTGCAGAGCCTCGGGGTGTCGATGCCGGTGGCCGCCGTCACCGTCACGGCCGCGGTCGGCTGGGCGGTGCTGCCCCGGATGACGCCGGACATGATTCTCATCGGCCTCGGCTTGGCGCTGCTGCTGCCGATCGCGCCGTTCGTCCTCGAGTTGCTGGCACTGCGCCGACTGAACACCGCGGCATTCGGGACGTTGATGAGCCTGGAGCCGGCGCTGGCACTGTTGATCGGGTTCGTCGTTGTGCACCAGGTGCCCAACTCGTGGGCGATCCTCGGCGTCGGCTTCGTCGTCGCCGCCGGGATCGGCGCTGCCCGCGCCGGCACCCGCGACGCGTCGGTGCCCGTTCAGCCCGGGTAG
- a CDS encoding MarR family transcriptional regulator translates to MTSSPKDESLDSISRSLAQVVRLTSSRSLFARQAGAAGVSLTQPSYALLRILIDNGPLPMGALARGAHMDLGMATRQVTSLVDAGLVTRTPDPNDLRIALVSVTARGRREAGKLLGVRIGHLRRALSGWTEAELDQFDRFLTRFVADSLATPIDD, encoded by the coding sequence TTGACTTCTTCACCGAAGGACGAGTCTCTCGACTCGATCAGCCGATCGCTGGCCCAGGTGGTGCGCCTGACCAGCAGCCGATCCCTGTTTGCTCGGCAGGCCGGCGCCGCGGGCGTGTCTCTGACCCAACCGTCGTATGCGCTGCTGCGGATCCTGATCGACAACGGCCCGCTGCCCATGGGCGCTCTGGCGCGCGGCGCCCACATGGACCTGGGGATGGCGACGCGGCAGGTCACCTCCCTGGTCGATGCGGGACTCGTGACCCGCACACCGGATCCGAACGACCTGCGGATCGCTCTCGTGTCGGTCACCGCTCGCGGCCGGCGCGAAGCCGGAAAGCTGCTGGGCGTCCGAATCGGTCATCTGAGGCGGGCACTGTCGGGGTGGACAGAAGCCGAACTCGACCAGTTCGACCGGTTCCTGACCCGGTTTGTCGCCGACTCCCTCGCCACCCCGATCGACGACTGA
- a CDS encoding sulfotransferase codes for MAGARFHFDVGNYVTMLRLVRAETDTSRRRKLLAAFLIGVPVMAAIHAVCFALDPLLFPSLRRTEVREPVFCVGHARSGTTYLHRLMARDDQFSVVMMYEMFFPSLLQKRALRLLFRADEVLWGKRLRHRIEAIEERAFAETNDMHRTGFFAAEEDDFLLTWSLGSGFWIVLFPYLGQLDFYHVDQWSERKRRRLMLFYKECVRRQLALNGGRTHLSKNPTFCGRVEALIETFPDAKFIVPIRNPYETIPSLLKMLQTTWELQGRDERLILESMRVLADQSFDAYCHPLEVLARHPETRSCVVDYRDLVGDPASTMRRVYDELELDLPADVAVAIGASRGQGHETTHRYSLEEFGLDPEAIHIRLATLFDQFGWVGDGHEGEHADAN; via the coding sequence ATGGCCGGGGCACGGTTCCATTTCGACGTGGGCAACTACGTCACGATGCTGCGGCTGGTGCGTGCCGAGACCGACACATCCCGCCGCCGAAAGCTGCTCGCTGCGTTCCTGATCGGTGTTCCGGTGATGGCCGCCATCCACGCCGTCTGCTTTGCGTTGGACCCGCTGCTGTTCCCCTCCTTGAGGCGCACCGAGGTCCGTGAGCCGGTGTTCTGTGTCGGGCACGCCCGCAGTGGGACCACCTACCTGCACCGACTGATGGCCCGTGACGACCAGTTCAGCGTGGTCATGATGTACGAGATGTTCTTCCCGTCGCTGTTGCAGAAGCGGGCGCTACGACTGCTGTTCCGTGCCGACGAGGTTCTGTGGGGGAAGCGGCTGCGACACCGGATCGAGGCGATCGAAGAGCGTGCTTTCGCCGAGACCAACGACATGCACCGCACCGGGTTCTTCGCCGCAGAAGAAGACGATTTCCTGCTCACGTGGTCACTGGGATCCGGATTCTGGATCGTGCTCTTCCCGTACCTGGGTCAACTCGACTTCTACCACGTCGACCAGTGGAGCGAACGCAAGCGCCGGCGCCTGATGCTGTTCTACAAAGAGTGTGTGCGACGCCAGCTGGCCCTCAACGGCGGCCGGACGCATCTGAGCAAGAACCCGACCTTCTGCGGACGCGTCGAGGCGCTCATCGAGACCTTCCCCGATGCGAAATTCATTGTGCCGATTCGCAATCCGTACGAGACCATTCCGAGTCTGCTGAAGATGTTGCAGACCACGTGGGAGTTGCAGGGCCGTGACGAGCGGCTGATCCTGGAATCGATGCGGGTCCTGGCCGATCAGTCGTTTGACGCGTACTGTCATCCGCTCGAGGTGCTGGCTCGCCATCCCGAAACACGGTCGTGCGTCGTCGATTACCGTGACCTGGTCGGCGATCCCGCGTCGACCATGCGGCGCGTCTACGACGAGCTCGAGCTCGATCTGCCCGCCGACGTGGCCGTGGCAATCGGGGCGTCCCGCGGCCAGGGCCACGAAACAACCCACCGGTACAGCCTCGAAGAGTTCGGCCTGGACCCCGAAGCGATCCACATCCGGCTCGCGACCCTCTTCGACCAATTCGGTTGGGTAGGCGACGGACACGAAGGAGAGCACGCCGATGCCAACTGA
- a CDS encoding DUF1214 domain-containing protein, which produces MPTDHGAAELRAAWDDLTSALNRARDAVDSDALHAPPPTERGLAEGYRYLLGFTFAAIERAFFEDPDFPYFRRAIQPADKATIDNADALYLSAAIDGEQTYRIRGRLLAKAPQYIIFETHTAYAGDSGSLMELSPAHRMITGSLDSGELRIDDDGQFEIVVGPEPPPDSDGNFLASRRVTDNGSGTAQYVIVRLLFHDWATEVCPDLHIEQIGQQGRHPAPIDAPGAAGRMRRAGAIVENQMKFWNEFYDVILEAHGDRNGDGATFMPRNGLNAPARANLATGGGQNTNVYAGGVFDLDPDESLLIETKVPVEPAYSGFHLSNLWGESLDYANHQSSLNGFQAEPDDDGVVRYVVAARDPGVPNWLDTTGLPKGFLSFRWTYTQDPEQLPEVSVSTVPFAQLRDHLPATTRTVSAAERTEQIAIRQAHVQRRYRQY; this is translated from the coding sequence ATGCCAACTGATCACGGTGCAGCCGAGTTGCGCGCCGCCTGGGACGACCTGACCAGCGCCCTGAACCGGGCCCGCGACGCCGTCGACTCCGACGCGCTGCACGCTCCCCCGCCGACCGAACGTGGACTGGCCGAGGGCTACCGGTATCTGCTCGGGTTCACCTTCGCCGCCATCGAACGTGCTTTCTTCGAAGACCCGGACTTTCCGTACTTCCGCCGGGCCATTCAACCTGCCGACAAGGCCACCATCGACAATGCCGACGCGCTGTATCTGTCCGCGGCGATCGACGGCGAGCAGACCTACCGCATCAGGGGACGGTTACTCGCGAAAGCGCCGCAGTACATCATCTTCGAGACCCATACCGCCTATGCGGGAGACTCGGGCAGCCTCATGGAACTGAGCCCCGCCCACCGCATGATCACCGGGTCGCTGGACAGTGGCGAACTGCGCATCGACGACGACGGTCAGTTTGAGATCGTGGTAGGTCCCGAACCGCCCCCCGATTCTGACGGCAACTTCCTTGCCAGCCGTCGGGTCACCGACAACGGCTCCGGGACAGCGCAATACGTCATCGTCCGGCTGCTGTTCCACGACTGGGCCACTGAGGTCTGCCCGGATCTACACATCGAGCAGATCGGTCAACAGGGACGGCATCCCGCGCCGATCGACGCCCCGGGAGCAGCCGGCCGGATGCGCAGGGCCGGTGCGATCGTCGAGAACCAGATGAAGTTCTGGAATGAGTTCTACGACGTCATCCTGGAGGCCCACGGCGACCGCAATGGTGACGGCGCAACGTTCATGCCGCGCAACGGATTGAACGCACCGGCTCGTGCCAACCTGGCGACCGGCGGCGGCCAGAACACCAACGTCTACGCCGGCGGGGTGTTCGATCTCGACCCGGATGAGAGTCTGCTGATCGAGACCAAGGTGCCGGTCGAGCCCGCCTACAGCGGATTTCACCTCAGCAATCTGTGGGGTGAGTCGCTGGACTATGCCAATCACCAATCCAGCCTCAACGGGTTTCAGGCCGAACCGGACGACGACGGTGTGGTCCGCTATGTGGTGGCCGCGCGCGATCCCGGCGTGCCGAACTGGCTGGACACGACCGGCTTGCCGAAAGGCTTCCTCAGCTTCCGGTGGACCTACACCCAGGACCCCGAGCAGCTGCCCGAAGTATCGGTCAGCACTGTGCCGTTCGCTCAGCTGCGCGACCACCTGCCTGCCACCACTCGAACGGTCTCGGCCGCCGAGCGTACCGAGCAGATCGCCATCCGGCAGGCGCACGTCCAGCGTCGGTACCGCCAGTACTGA